The Cytobacillus oceanisediminis genomic interval CGATCAAAATAAAGTAATGGAAGCCGCTGCACGGTCAGCGGCAAAAATAATTCCTTTTTCAACTTCCAGAGAGCTGTCTGAAGGGGCATATGTCAAAGATGGCTGGATTTACTTTAATGATGAACAAGTGATGGAAAGAAAAGATGTTTCACTGCCAGGAGAGCACAACCTTGAGAATATCCTATCCTCAGTGGCTGCTGCCAAGCTGACGGGAGTCGGGAATGAAGCCATCAGCCAAGTTCTAAGTTCGTTTACAGGAGTAAAGCATCGTCTGCAGTATGTAGGTGAATACCAAAGCAGGAAATTTTATAATGATTCTAAAGCAACGAACATTTTAGCAACGAAGAATGCAGTAGCAGCATTTGATCAGCCTGTCATTCTTCTTGCAGGCGGTCTTGACCGCGGAAATGGCTTTGATGAACTCATCCCATCTCTCAAAAAGGTAAAAGCTCTTGTAACCTTTGGGCAAACAGCTGAAAAGATTGAAAATGCAGCATTGGAAGCAGGAATAAAAACAATTGAGCGTGTCGATAATGTGGAAAAAGCCGTACCTGCTGCCTTTAAGCTTTCAGAGCCAGGAGATGTGATTCTGCTTTCTCCTGCTTGTGCAAGCTGGGACCAATATAAAACTTTTGAGGTTCGGGGAGACATGTTTATAGATGCGGTGCATAAGCTTAATTAAGGGCTTGTCTGCGGGACTATGGAAACGACAGCAAAGGCATACATCTGCTTCGCGTGACATTTAGAGCTTTAATAAGGAACGTATTAAGACTGCCGAAAAACAGGTAAGTTTATTTGCTGCAGGAAATAGGTTCCTTGATAGCCCTAAAACTTGCATTCGAGGTGTTTTCGTTGCCGACCAAAAAAACCACTCCCGATTTTATATTAATGATCGTCACTTTTATGCTGCTTGCTGTAGGATTGACTATGGTATATAGTGCAAGTGCAATTTGGGCAGATTATAAATTTGATGATTCTTTCTTTTTTGCGAAAAGGCAAATGCTTTTTGCCGGAGTTGGAATTATTGCGATGTTTTTTATCATGAATGTGGATTATTGGACCTGGAGAA includes:
- the murD gene encoding UDP-N-acetylmuramoyl-L-alanine--D-glutamate ligase translates to MKEVNRYRHKKILVLGLAKSGVSAASLLHKLGAFVTVNDYKPLAENPEAQGLLEQGITVICGGHPIELLEEGFELIVKNPGIPYHNPMIKGALEKGIPVITEVELAYQVSEAPFIAITGTNGKTTTTTLVFDMLQAGSKMPLIAGNIGTVASEVAQNAAEENNIVIELSSFQLMGIQDFRPRIAILTNLYDAHLDYHGTREEYHAAKANITMNQTEKDYFIVNADQNKVMEAAARSAAKIIPFSTSRELSEGAYVKDGWIYFNDEQVMERKDVSLPGEHNLENILSSVAAAKLTGVGNEAISQVLSSFTGVKHRLQYVGEYQSRKFYNDSKATNILATKNAVAAFDQPVILLAGGLDRGNGFDELIPSLKKVKALVTFGQTAEKIENAALEAGIKTIERVDNVEKAVPAAFKLSEPGDVILLSPACASWDQYKTFEVRGDMFIDAVHKLN